Proteins from a single region of Budorcas taxicolor isolate Tak-1 chromosome 11, Takin1.1, whole genome shotgun sequence:
- the VARS2 gene encoding valine--tRNA ligase, mitochondrial isoform X1 — MPHLPLTSFRPPLWGLRPSRGLRRSCPLSTRSEPDGSAISRRNREAKQKRLREKQTSLEAGIAPKSKSPAESSKAWTPKERVLYEIPTEHGEKKDVSRPLPPAYSPQYVEAAWYPWWVREGFFKPEYQASLPQATGETFSMCIPPPNVTGSLHIGHALTVAIQDALVRWHRMRGDRVLWVPGSDHAGIATQAVVEKQLWKERGVRRHELSREDFLREVWKWKEEKGGEICEQLRALGASLDWDRECFTMDTGSSVAVTEAFVQLYKAGLLYRSRQLVNWSCALRSAISDIEVESRPLPGRTELQLPGCPTPVSFGLLFSVAFPVDGEPDAEVVVGTTRPETLPGDVAVAVHPADSRYTHLHGRQLCHPLTGQLLPLITDCTVQPHLGTGAVKVTPAHSPADAELGARHGLSPRSVIAEDGTMTALCEDWLQVGLHRFVAREKILSALRERGLFRGLQNHPMVLPICSRSGDVVEYLLKSQWFVRCREMGEQAAKAVESGALDLSPSFHQKNWQHWFSHIEDWCVSRQLWWGHRIPAYLVVEEHAKGDTEDFWVVGRTESEAREVAAELTGRPGAELTLERDPDVLDTWFSSALFPFSALGWPRETPDLAHFYPLSLLETGSDLLLFWVGRMVMLGSQLTGQLPFSKVLLHSMVRDRQGRKMSKSLGNVLDPRDIISGVELQVLQDKLRDGNLDPAELAIAASAQRKDFPHGIPECGTDALRFTLCSHGALGGDLHLSVSEVLSFRHFCNKIWNALRFILNALGEEFIPQPAEELSPASRMDAWILSCLARTAQDCERGFLTRELSLVTHALHHFWLHNLCDVYLEAVKPVLSHSPRPPEPPQVLFFCADVSLRLLAPLMPFLAEELWQRLPPRPGGPSAPSICVAPYPSAHSLEHWHQPELERRFSRVQESVQALRALRATYQLTKARPRVLLQSSEPGERGLFEAFLEPLGILGHCGAVGLLPPGAAAPSGWVQAPLSDSSQAYMELQGLVDPQTHLPRLAARRHKLQKQLDGLLARPPSEGEAETQRQQRLSSLQLELSKLDKAASHLQQLMDASPSPGGSPSL; from the exons ATGCCTCATTTGCCTCTGACCTCTTTTCGACCACCGCTTTGGGGCTTGAGGCCCTCACGGGGCCTCCGCAGGTCCTGTCCCCTTTCCACGCGGTCAGAGCCAGATGGATCAGCCATCTCCCGGAGGAACCGTGAAGCCAAACAGAAGCGCCTGCGAGAGAAGCAGACATCGCTGGAGGCTGGGATAGCCCCCAAGAGCAAG TCACCTGCAGAATCCAGTAAGGCCTGGACCCCTAAGGAGAGAGTGTTGTATGAAATCCCGACGgaacatggagaaaagaaag ATGTCTCCCgacccctgcctcctgcataCAGCCCCCAGTACGTTGAGGCTGCCTGGTACCCTTGGTGGGTGCGAGAGGGCTTCTTCAAACCAGAATATCAG gCCAGTCTGCCCCAGGCCACAGGGGAGACCTTTTCCATGTGTATCCCACCGCCTAATGTCACAGGCTCCCTGCACATTGGGCATGCGCTGACCGTGGCCATACAGGATGCTCTTGTGCGCTG GCACCGGATGCGTGGGGATCGGGTGCTGTGGGTCCCTGGCTCAGATCATGCAGGGATTGCTACCCAA GCTGTGGTGGAGAAACAGCTGTGGAAGGAGCGAGGAGTGAGGAGACATGAGCTGAGCCGGGAAGACTTTCTTAGGGAGGTGTGGAAGTGGAAGGAGGA GAAAGGTGGCGAGATCTGTGAGCAGCTCCGAGCGCTGGGGGCCTCCCTGGACTGGGACCGAGAGTGCTTTACCATGGATACC GGCTCCTCAGTGGCCGTGACAGAAGCTTTCGTGCAGCTCTACAAGGCTGGGTTGTTGTACCGGAGCCGGCAGCTGGTCAACTGGTCATGTGCCTTACGCTCCGCCATCTCGGATATTGAG GTGGAGAGCCGGCCCCTCCCTGGCCGCACGGAGCTTCAGTTGCCTGGCTGCCCCACCCCCGTGTCTTTTGGCCTCCTCTTTTCCGTTGCCTTCCCTGTGGATGGAGAGCCTG ACGCAGAGGTCGTGGTGGGAACCACGAGGCCAGAGACGCTGCCTGGAGATGTGGCTGTGGCGGTCCATCCTGCTGACTCCCGCTACACG CATCTACATGGGCGACAACTCTGTCATCCCTTGACGGGGCAGCTTCTCCCCCTTATCACAGACTGCACTGTTCAGCCACACCTGGGCACAG GGGCGGTGAAGGTGACTCCAGCGCACAGCCCTGCCGATGCTGAGCTGGGGGCCCGACACGGCTTGAGCCCCCGGAGTGTCATTGCGGAGGATGGGACCATGACCGCTCTTTGTGAGGACTGGCTGCAGGTG GGTCTTCACCGATTTGTGGCCCGGGAAAAGATTCTGTCAGCACTGAGGGAGCGGGGTCTGTTCCGGGGCCTCCAGAACCACCCCATGGTGCTGCCCATTTGCAG CCGTTCCGGGGACGTGGTAGAATACCTACTGAAGAGCCAGTGGTTTGTCCGCTGCCGGGAGATGGGGGAGCAAGCCGCCAAG GCCGTGGAGTCGGGGGCCCTGGACCTCAGTCCCTCCTTCCACCAGAAGAACTGGCAGCACTGGTTTTCCCACATTGA GGACTGGTGTGTCTCCCGGCAGCTGTGGTGGGGCCATCGGATTCCAGCCTACCTGGTTGTAGAGGAACATGCAAAG GGTGATACGGAGGACTTCTGGGTGGTCGGGCGGACAGAGTCTGAAGCCAGAGAAGTAGCTGCTGAATTAACAGGGAGACCAGGGGCGGAGCTGACCCTGGAGAGGG ACCCTGATGTCCTGGACACGTGGTTCTCCTCAGCTCTTTTCCCCTTTTCTGCCCTGGGCTGGCCCCGAGAG ACCCCAGACCTGGCTCATTTCTACCCCCTGTCACTTTTGGAAACCGGCAGTGACCTCCTGCTGTTCTGGGTGGGCCGCATGGTCATGTTGGGGTCGCAGCTCACAGGGCAGCTCCCCTTCAGCAAG GTCCTGCTTCACTCCATGGTCCGGGACAGGCAGGGCCGGAAGATGAGCAAGTCCCTGGGGAACGTGCTGGACCCACGGGACATCATCAGTGGGGTGGAGCTGCAG GTACTGCAGGACAAGCTGAGGGATGGAAACTTGGACCCTGCAGAGCTGGCGATTGCAGCCTCGGCGCAG AGAAAGGACTTCCCTCATGGGATCCCCGAGTGTGGGACAGATGCTCTGAGATTCACCCTGTGCTCCCATGGGGCCCTGG GAGGCGACTTGCACCTGTCCGTCTCTGAGGTCCTGAGCTTCCGACACTTCTGCAATAAGATCTGGAATGCCCTGCGCTTTATCCTGAATGCTCTTGGGGAGGAATTCATACCCCAACCTGCGGAGGAg CTGTCCCCCGCCTCCCGCATGGACGCCTGGATCCTCAGCTGCCTGGCCCGCACGGCCCAGGACTGCGAGCGGGGCTTCCTCACCCGCGAGCTCTCGCTCGTCACCCACGCCCTGCACCACTTCTGGCTGCACAACCTCTGCGATGTCTACTTG GAGGCTGTGAAGCCGGTGCTCTCACACTCTCCTCGGCCCCCGGAGCCGCCTCAGGTCCTATTTTTCTGCGCTGACGTCAGTCTCCGCCTCCTCGCCCCGTTGATGCCTTTCCTGGCTGAAGAGCTCTGGCAGAGGCTGCCCCCCAGGCCTGGTGGTCCCTCTGCCCCCAGCATCTGTGTTGCCCCCTACCCGAGTGCCCACAGCTTG GAGCACTGGCACCAGCCTGAGCTGGAGAGGCGCTTCTCCCGGGTTCAGGAGTCCGTCCAGGCGCTCAGGGCTCTGCGCGCCACCTACCAGCTCACCAAGGCCCGGCCCCGAG TGCTGCTGCAGAGCTCAGAGCCAGGTGAGCGGGGCCTCTTTGAGGCCTTCCTGGAGCCGCTGGGCATCCTGGGCCACTGTGGGGCGGTGGGCCTTCTACCCCCTGGTGCAGCAGCCCCCTCGGGCTGGGTCCAGGCCCCCCTCAGTGACAGCAGTCAGGCGTATATGGAGCTGCAG GGCCTGGTGGACCCCCAGACCCACCTACCTCGGCTGGCTGCCCGAAGACACAAGTTGCAGAAACAGCTTGATGGCCTCCTAGCCCGGCCCCCGTCAGAGGGAGaggcggagactcagaggcagcagagg CTTTCTTCCCTCCAGTTGGAGTTGTCAAAACTGGACAAGGCGGCCTCTCACCTCCAGCAGCTGATGGATGCGTCTCCAAGCCCTGGGGGCTCACCATCCCTGTGA
- the VARS2 gene encoding valine--tRNA ligase, mitochondrial isoform X2, which translates to MPHLPLTSFRPPLWGLRPSRGLRRSCPLSTRSEPDGSAISRRNREAKQKRLREKQTSLEAGIAPKSKSPAESSKAWTPKERVLYEIPTEHGEKKDVSRPLPPAYSPQYVEAAWYPWWVREGFFKPEYQASLPQATGETFSMCIPPPNVTGSLHIGHALTVAIQDALVRWHRMRGDRVLWVPGSDHAGIATQAVVEKQLWKERGVRRHELSREDFLREVWKWKEEKGGEICEQLRALGASLDWDRECFTMDTGSSVAVTEAFVQLYKAGLLYRSRQLVNWSCALRSAISDIEVESRPLPGRTELQLPGCPTPVSFGLLFSVAFPVDGEPDAEVVVGTTRPETLPGDVAVAVHPADSRYTHLHGRQLCHPLTGQLLPLITDCTVQPHLGTGAVKVTPAHSPADAELGARHGLSPRSVIAEDGTMTALCEDWLQGLHRFVAREKILSALRERGLFRGLQNHPMVLPICSRSGDVVEYLLKSQWFVRCREMGEQAAKAVESGALDLSPSFHQKNWQHWFSHIEDWCVSRQLWWGHRIPAYLVVEEHAKGDTEDFWVVGRTESEAREVAAELTGRPGAELTLERDPDVLDTWFSSALFPFSALGWPRETPDLAHFYPLSLLETGSDLLLFWVGRMVMLGSQLTGQLPFSKVLLHSMVRDRQGRKMSKSLGNVLDPRDIISGVELQVLQDKLRDGNLDPAELAIAASAQRKDFPHGIPECGTDALRFTLCSHGALGGDLHLSVSEVLSFRHFCNKIWNALRFILNALGEEFIPQPAEELSPASRMDAWILSCLARTAQDCERGFLTRELSLVTHALHHFWLHNLCDVYLEAVKPVLSHSPRPPEPPQVLFFCADVSLRLLAPLMPFLAEELWQRLPPRPGGPSAPSICVAPYPSAHSLEHWHQPELERRFSRVQESVQALRALRATYQLTKARPRVLLQSSEPGERGLFEAFLEPLGILGHCGAVGLLPPGAAAPSGWVQAPLSDSSQAYMELQGLVDPQTHLPRLAARRHKLQKQLDGLLARPPSEGEAETQRQQRLSSLQLELSKLDKAASHLQQLMDASPSPGGSPSL; encoded by the exons ATGCCTCATTTGCCTCTGACCTCTTTTCGACCACCGCTTTGGGGCTTGAGGCCCTCACGGGGCCTCCGCAGGTCCTGTCCCCTTTCCACGCGGTCAGAGCCAGATGGATCAGCCATCTCCCGGAGGAACCGTGAAGCCAAACAGAAGCGCCTGCGAGAGAAGCAGACATCGCTGGAGGCTGGGATAGCCCCCAAGAGCAAG TCACCTGCAGAATCCAGTAAGGCCTGGACCCCTAAGGAGAGAGTGTTGTATGAAATCCCGACGgaacatggagaaaagaaag ATGTCTCCCgacccctgcctcctgcataCAGCCCCCAGTACGTTGAGGCTGCCTGGTACCCTTGGTGGGTGCGAGAGGGCTTCTTCAAACCAGAATATCAG gCCAGTCTGCCCCAGGCCACAGGGGAGACCTTTTCCATGTGTATCCCACCGCCTAATGTCACAGGCTCCCTGCACATTGGGCATGCGCTGACCGTGGCCATACAGGATGCTCTTGTGCGCTG GCACCGGATGCGTGGGGATCGGGTGCTGTGGGTCCCTGGCTCAGATCATGCAGGGATTGCTACCCAA GCTGTGGTGGAGAAACAGCTGTGGAAGGAGCGAGGAGTGAGGAGACATGAGCTGAGCCGGGAAGACTTTCTTAGGGAGGTGTGGAAGTGGAAGGAGGA GAAAGGTGGCGAGATCTGTGAGCAGCTCCGAGCGCTGGGGGCCTCCCTGGACTGGGACCGAGAGTGCTTTACCATGGATACC GGCTCCTCAGTGGCCGTGACAGAAGCTTTCGTGCAGCTCTACAAGGCTGGGTTGTTGTACCGGAGCCGGCAGCTGGTCAACTGGTCATGTGCCTTACGCTCCGCCATCTCGGATATTGAG GTGGAGAGCCGGCCCCTCCCTGGCCGCACGGAGCTTCAGTTGCCTGGCTGCCCCACCCCCGTGTCTTTTGGCCTCCTCTTTTCCGTTGCCTTCCCTGTGGATGGAGAGCCTG ACGCAGAGGTCGTGGTGGGAACCACGAGGCCAGAGACGCTGCCTGGAGATGTGGCTGTGGCGGTCCATCCTGCTGACTCCCGCTACACG CATCTACATGGGCGACAACTCTGTCATCCCTTGACGGGGCAGCTTCTCCCCCTTATCACAGACTGCACTGTTCAGCCACACCTGGGCACAG GGGCGGTGAAGGTGACTCCAGCGCACAGCCCTGCCGATGCTGAGCTGGGGGCCCGACACGGCTTGAGCCCCCGGAGTGTCATTGCGGAGGATGGGACCATGACCGCTCTTTGTGAGGACTGGCTGCAG GGTCTTCACCGATTTGTGGCCCGGGAAAAGATTCTGTCAGCACTGAGGGAGCGGGGTCTGTTCCGGGGCCTCCAGAACCACCCCATGGTGCTGCCCATTTGCAG CCGTTCCGGGGACGTGGTAGAATACCTACTGAAGAGCCAGTGGTTTGTCCGCTGCCGGGAGATGGGGGAGCAAGCCGCCAAG GCCGTGGAGTCGGGGGCCCTGGACCTCAGTCCCTCCTTCCACCAGAAGAACTGGCAGCACTGGTTTTCCCACATTGA GGACTGGTGTGTCTCCCGGCAGCTGTGGTGGGGCCATCGGATTCCAGCCTACCTGGTTGTAGAGGAACATGCAAAG GGTGATACGGAGGACTTCTGGGTGGTCGGGCGGACAGAGTCTGAAGCCAGAGAAGTAGCTGCTGAATTAACAGGGAGACCAGGGGCGGAGCTGACCCTGGAGAGGG ACCCTGATGTCCTGGACACGTGGTTCTCCTCAGCTCTTTTCCCCTTTTCTGCCCTGGGCTGGCCCCGAGAG ACCCCAGACCTGGCTCATTTCTACCCCCTGTCACTTTTGGAAACCGGCAGTGACCTCCTGCTGTTCTGGGTGGGCCGCATGGTCATGTTGGGGTCGCAGCTCACAGGGCAGCTCCCCTTCAGCAAG GTCCTGCTTCACTCCATGGTCCGGGACAGGCAGGGCCGGAAGATGAGCAAGTCCCTGGGGAACGTGCTGGACCCACGGGACATCATCAGTGGGGTGGAGCTGCAG GTACTGCAGGACAAGCTGAGGGATGGAAACTTGGACCCTGCAGAGCTGGCGATTGCAGCCTCGGCGCAG AGAAAGGACTTCCCTCATGGGATCCCCGAGTGTGGGACAGATGCTCTGAGATTCACCCTGTGCTCCCATGGGGCCCTGG GAGGCGACTTGCACCTGTCCGTCTCTGAGGTCCTGAGCTTCCGACACTTCTGCAATAAGATCTGGAATGCCCTGCGCTTTATCCTGAATGCTCTTGGGGAGGAATTCATACCCCAACCTGCGGAGGAg CTGTCCCCCGCCTCCCGCATGGACGCCTGGATCCTCAGCTGCCTGGCCCGCACGGCCCAGGACTGCGAGCGGGGCTTCCTCACCCGCGAGCTCTCGCTCGTCACCCACGCCCTGCACCACTTCTGGCTGCACAACCTCTGCGATGTCTACTTG GAGGCTGTGAAGCCGGTGCTCTCACACTCTCCTCGGCCCCCGGAGCCGCCTCAGGTCCTATTTTTCTGCGCTGACGTCAGTCTCCGCCTCCTCGCCCCGTTGATGCCTTTCCTGGCTGAAGAGCTCTGGCAGAGGCTGCCCCCCAGGCCTGGTGGTCCCTCTGCCCCCAGCATCTGTGTTGCCCCCTACCCGAGTGCCCACAGCTTG GAGCACTGGCACCAGCCTGAGCTGGAGAGGCGCTTCTCCCGGGTTCAGGAGTCCGTCCAGGCGCTCAGGGCTCTGCGCGCCACCTACCAGCTCACCAAGGCCCGGCCCCGAG TGCTGCTGCAGAGCTCAGAGCCAGGTGAGCGGGGCCTCTTTGAGGCCTTCCTGGAGCCGCTGGGCATCCTGGGCCACTGTGGGGCGGTGGGCCTTCTACCCCCTGGTGCAGCAGCCCCCTCGGGCTGGGTCCAGGCCCCCCTCAGTGACAGCAGTCAGGCGTATATGGAGCTGCAG GGCCTGGTGGACCCCCAGACCCACCTACCTCGGCTGGCTGCCCGAAGACACAAGTTGCAGAAACAGCTTGATGGCCTCCTAGCCCGGCCCCCGTCAGAGGGAGaggcggagactcagaggcagcagagg CTTTCTTCCCTCCAGTTGGAGTTGTCAAAACTGGACAAGGCGGCCTCTCACCTCCAGCAGCTGATGGATGCGTCTCCAAGCCCTGGGGGCTCACCATCCCTGTGA
- the VARS2 gene encoding valine--tRNA ligase, mitochondrial isoform X3, with product MKSRRNMEKRKASLPQATGETFSMCIPPPNVTGSLHIGHALTVAIQDALVRWHRMRGDRVLWVPGSDHAGIATQAVVEKQLWKERGVRRHELSREDFLREVWKWKEEKGGEICEQLRALGASLDWDRECFTMDTGSSVAVTEAFVQLYKAGLLYRSRQLVNWSCALRSAISDIEVESRPLPGRTELQLPGCPTPVSFGLLFSVAFPVDGEPDAEVVVGTTRPETLPGDVAVAVHPADSRYTHLHGRQLCHPLTGQLLPLITDCTVQPHLGTGAVKVTPAHSPADAELGARHGLSPRSVIAEDGTMTALCEDWLQVGLHRFVAREKILSALRERGLFRGLQNHPMVLPICSRSGDVVEYLLKSQWFVRCREMGEQAAKAVESGALDLSPSFHQKNWQHWFSHIEDWCVSRQLWWGHRIPAYLVVEEHAKGDTEDFWVVGRTESEAREVAAELTGRPGAELTLERDPDVLDTWFSSALFPFSALGWPRETPDLAHFYPLSLLETGSDLLLFWVGRMVMLGSQLTGQLPFSKVLLHSMVRDRQGRKMSKSLGNVLDPRDIISGVELQVLQDKLRDGNLDPAELAIAASAQRKDFPHGIPECGTDALRFTLCSHGALGGDLHLSVSEVLSFRHFCNKIWNALRFILNALGEEFIPQPAEELSPASRMDAWILSCLARTAQDCERGFLTRELSLVTHALHHFWLHNLCDVYLEAVKPVLSHSPRPPEPPQVLFFCADVSLRLLAPLMPFLAEELWQRLPPRPGGPSAPSICVAPYPSAHSLEHWHQPELERRFSRVQESVQALRALRATYQLTKARPRVLLQSSEPGERGLFEAFLEPLGILGHCGAVGLLPPGAAAPSGWVQAPLSDSSQAYMELQGLVDPQTHLPRLAARRHKLQKQLDGLLARPPSEGEAETQRQQRLSSLQLELSKLDKAASHLQQLMDASPSPGGSPSL from the exons ATGAAATCCCGACGgaacatggagaaaagaaag gCCAGTCTGCCCCAGGCCACAGGGGAGACCTTTTCCATGTGTATCCCACCGCCTAATGTCACAGGCTCCCTGCACATTGGGCATGCGCTGACCGTGGCCATACAGGATGCTCTTGTGCGCTG GCACCGGATGCGTGGGGATCGGGTGCTGTGGGTCCCTGGCTCAGATCATGCAGGGATTGCTACCCAA GCTGTGGTGGAGAAACAGCTGTGGAAGGAGCGAGGAGTGAGGAGACATGAGCTGAGCCGGGAAGACTTTCTTAGGGAGGTGTGGAAGTGGAAGGAGGA GAAAGGTGGCGAGATCTGTGAGCAGCTCCGAGCGCTGGGGGCCTCCCTGGACTGGGACCGAGAGTGCTTTACCATGGATACC GGCTCCTCAGTGGCCGTGACAGAAGCTTTCGTGCAGCTCTACAAGGCTGGGTTGTTGTACCGGAGCCGGCAGCTGGTCAACTGGTCATGTGCCTTACGCTCCGCCATCTCGGATATTGAG GTGGAGAGCCGGCCCCTCCCTGGCCGCACGGAGCTTCAGTTGCCTGGCTGCCCCACCCCCGTGTCTTTTGGCCTCCTCTTTTCCGTTGCCTTCCCTGTGGATGGAGAGCCTG ACGCAGAGGTCGTGGTGGGAACCACGAGGCCAGAGACGCTGCCTGGAGATGTGGCTGTGGCGGTCCATCCTGCTGACTCCCGCTACACG CATCTACATGGGCGACAACTCTGTCATCCCTTGACGGGGCAGCTTCTCCCCCTTATCACAGACTGCACTGTTCAGCCACACCTGGGCACAG GGGCGGTGAAGGTGACTCCAGCGCACAGCCCTGCCGATGCTGAGCTGGGGGCCCGACACGGCTTGAGCCCCCGGAGTGTCATTGCGGAGGATGGGACCATGACCGCTCTTTGTGAGGACTGGCTGCAGGTG GGTCTTCACCGATTTGTGGCCCGGGAAAAGATTCTGTCAGCACTGAGGGAGCGGGGTCTGTTCCGGGGCCTCCAGAACCACCCCATGGTGCTGCCCATTTGCAG CCGTTCCGGGGACGTGGTAGAATACCTACTGAAGAGCCAGTGGTTTGTCCGCTGCCGGGAGATGGGGGAGCAAGCCGCCAAG GCCGTGGAGTCGGGGGCCCTGGACCTCAGTCCCTCCTTCCACCAGAAGAACTGGCAGCACTGGTTTTCCCACATTGA GGACTGGTGTGTCTCCCGGCAGCTGTGGTGGGGCCATCGGATTCCAGCCTACCTGGTTGTAGAGGAACATGCAAAG GGTGATACGGAGGACTTCTGGGTGGTCGGGCGGACAGAGTCTGAAGCCAGAGAAGTAGCTGCTGAATTAACAGGGAGACCAGGGGCGGAGCTGACCCTGGAGAGGG ACCCTGATGTCCTGGACACGTGGTTCTCCTCAGCTCTTTTCCCCTTTTCTGCCCTGGGCTGGCCCCGAGAG ACCCCAGACCTGGCTCATTTCTACCCCCTGTCACTTTTGGAAACCGGCAGTGACCTCCTGCTGTTCTGGGTGGGCCGCATGGTCATGTTGGGGTCGCAGCTCACAGGGCAGCTCCCCTTCAGCAAG GTCCTGCTTCACTCCATGGTCCGGGACAGGCAGGGCCGGAAGATGAGCAAGTCCCTGGGGAACGTGCTGGACCCACGGGACATCATCAGTGGGGTGGAGCTGCAG GTACTGCAGGACAAGCTGAGGGATGGAAACTTGGACCCTGCAGAGCTGGCGATTGCAGCCTCGGCGCAG AGAAAGGACTTCCCTCATGGGATCCCCGAGTGTGGGACAGATGCTCTGAGATTCACCCTGTGCTCCCATGGGGCCCTGG GAGGCGACTTGCACCTGTCCGTCTCTGAGGTCCTGAGCTTCCGACACTTCTGCAATAAGATCTGGAATGCCCTGCGCTTTATCCTGAATGCTCTTGGGGAGGAATTCATACCCCAACCTGCGGAGGAg CTGTCCCCCGCCTCCCGCATGGACGCCTGGATCCTCAGCTGCCTGGCCCGCACGGCCCAGGACTGCGAGCGGGGCTTCCTCACCCGCGAGCTCTCGCTCGTCACCCACGCCCTGCACCACTTCTGGCTGCACAACCTCTGCGATGTCTACTTG GAGGCTGTGAAGCCGGTGCTCTCACACTCTCCTCGGCCCCCGGAGCCGCCTCAGGTCCTATTTTTCTGCGCTGACGTCAGTCTCCGCCTCCTCGCCCCGTTGATGCCTTTCCTGGCTGAAGAGCTCTGGCAGAGGCTGCCCCCCAGGCCTGGTGGTCCCTCTGCCCCCAGCATCTGTGTTGCCCCCTACCCGAGTGCCCACAGCTTG GAGCACTGGCACCAGCCTGAGCTGGAGAGGCGCTTCTCCCGGGTTCAGGAGTCCGTCCAGGCGCTCAGGGCTCTGCGCGCCACCTACCAGCTCACCAAGGCCCGGCCCCGAG TGCTGCTGCAGAGCTCAGAGCCAGGTGAGCGGGGCCTCTTTGAGGCCTTCCTGGAGCCGCTGGGCATCCTGGGCCACTGTGGGGCGGTGGGCCTTCTACCCCCTGGTGCAGCAGCCCCCTCGGGCTGGGTCCAGGCCCCCCTCAGTGACAGCAGTCAGGCGTATATGGAGCTGCAG GGCCTGGTGGACCCCCAGACCCACCTACCTCGGCTGGCTGCCCGAAGACACAAGTTGCAGAAACAGCTTGATGGCCTCCTAGCCCGGCCCCCGTCAGAGGGAGaggcggagactcagaggcagcagagg CTTTCTTCCCTCCAGTTGGAGTTGTCAAAACTGGACAAGGCGGCCTCTCACCTCCAGCAGCTGATGGATGCGTCTCCAAGCCCTGGGGGCTCACCATCCCTGTGA
- the SFTA2 gene encoding surfactant-associated protein 2, producing the protein MGAGLPLVLLLTLVGISQGAGPGMTLHLKLKNSLLANSSYDSSFLDFLQKFCLLLHLPLGTNVTLHQAGSSQHATCRV; encoded by the exons ATGGGGGCTGGGCTGCCCCTTGTCCTCCTCCTGACCCTCGTCGGCATTTCACAGGGGGCAG GGCCGGGAATGACTTTGCATCTGAAGTTAAAGAACTCCCTTCTGGCAAATTCCTCCTATGATTCCAGCTTCCTGGACTTTCTCCAGAAG ttctgcctcctcctccacctccccttGGGGACCAACGTCACCCTGCATCAAGCAGGGTCCTCACAGCACGCCACCTGCAGAGTCTGA